A stretch of the Vigna radiata var. radiata cultivar VC1973A chromosome 7, Vradiata_ver6, whole genome shotgun sequence genome encodes the following:
- the LOC106769398 gene encoding uncharacterized protein LOC106769398 yields MASQEHIEKMQARQNFRNLWHTDLMRTIQADTPYCCFALWCAPCASYLLRKRALYDDMSRYTCCAGYMPCSGRCGESKCPEFCLCTEVFLCFGNSVASTRFLLQDEFNIQTTQCDNCIIGFMFCLQQIACIFSIVAMIVGSEEIQEASQLLSCLADFVYCTVCACMQTQHKIEMDKRDGKFGPQPMAVPPVQQMSRIDQQVPPSVGYAPQPAYPPQPAYGQPYGYPPAPPPSQGYPAPGYPPTGYPPAAYPPPGYPPSGYPR; encoded by the exons ATGGCGTCGCAGGAGCACATCGAGAAGATGCAGGCACGCCAGAATTTCCGGAATCTATGGCACACCGATCTCATGCGTACCATTCAGGCCGACACTCCTT ATTGTTGCTTCGCGCTGTGGTG TGCACCGTGTGCGTCTTATCTTCTTCGCAAACGAGCTCTTTATGATGACATGTCAAG ATACACATGTTGTGCTGGTTACATGCCCTGCAGTGGTAGGTGTGGAGAAAGTAAATGTCCTGAATTTTGCCTTTGCACTGAG GTTTTCCTCTGCTTTGGAAACTCAGTTGCCTCAACTCGCTTTCTTTTGCAAGATGAATTTAACATTCAAACAACGCAATGTGATAACTGCATTATT ggtttcatgtTTTGCCTTCaacaaattgcatgcatattctCTATTGTTGCCATGATTGTTGGAAGCGAGGAAATTCAAGAGGCTTCTCAGTTACTATCTTGTTTGGCTGACTTTGTGTACTGCAC GGTCTGTGCATGCATGCAG ACTCAGCACAAGATTGAAATGGACAAGCGTGATGGGAAATTTGGACCCCAACCAATGGCAGTGCCCCCTGTTCAGCAGATGTCACGCATTGATCAGCAAGTTCCTCCTTCTGTTGGGTATGCACCACAACCTGCATATCCGCCACAACCAGCGTATGGACAACCCTATGGTTATCCACCTGCCCCACCACCTTCTCAAGGATACCCAGCCCCTGGATACCCCCCAACTGGTTATCCCCCAGCTGCCTATCCTCCACCAGGGTACCCCCCATCTGGCTACCCTAGGTGA